The genomic stretch GGTCCGAGCCCGAAAACAAGGGCCGGAAAGCTGTCAGTCCGTCAGCACCCCTTTAGCAGATAAACATCAAAAAACCCTTATTATGATCACCAAGGATACCATGGGGCAAGGGGATGATCACTTGGGGGCCTTGCTCATGTTGAATTTCCTCCGGACCCTCAAGGAAATGGGAGAGGCCTTATGGCGGCTGGTTTTCGTCAACTCCGGGGTAAAATTATCCATCGAAGGGGCCGAGGCCCTTCCGGTCTTGCAGGAGCTCGAAGCGCAGAGGGTCTCGATTCTGGTATGCGGTACCTGCCTGAACCATTTCGGTCTTCTGGAAAAAAAGCGCTGCGGGGAGACGACCAATATGCTCGATATCGTGACCAGCCTGCAGGTGGCCGACAAGGTGATCACTTTTTAGGACGAAAATAGCTTTCAGGGATCTGGGGCCGGGGGTCAGGGTTCGGCGGAAGATATTTTCCTGCCTCGTGGTGACCCATTGGGTCATAAGGGTTTAGGGCGGAAATAGGGTTCCTGGTTATTTTTCCTTTGTGGGTTCATTTTGGGTCGGCTTGGGAAGGTGTTTAGGGGTTTTTATTAAACCCTTGGTCAATCCTTGGGTAGTAGATCGGCCCTTGCGGAGAT from Deltaproteobacteria bacterium encodes the following:
- the yedF gene encoding sulfurtransferase-like selenium metabolism protein YedF, translated to MEILNCKGQTCPQPVVETRNFLAARPQVTELIVLVDNRAAAQNVERFLGTQGFQASTEGTDPDFQVRARKQGPESCQSVSTPLADKHQKTLIMITKDTMGQGDDHLGALLMLNFLRTLKEMGEALWRLVFVNSGVKLSIEGAEALPVLQELEAQRVSILVCGTCLNHFGLLEKKRCGETTNMLDIVTSLQVADKVITF